CTctacagtactttttttttttccccttcagttgAAATTGCTATTATTTCTGTACATGGTGCTCCTCTGCCAGAGAACACCAAGCTATTTACAGGCTATTTACAGAGACAGGGCTAGCAGCTCTTCAGTATCTCCTCCAGCTTGAGCATGTCCATGGGGGTGACTTTGGCAACCTCAAAGAAAACCCTGGAAGGAACCACATTGTCTTAGAGCTCAGCCACAGCCCTGACCCCACCCCTCAGGCTCACTGCAACATCCCGGGGTGCAAACTGGTGGTGCCACCCtccccagaggagcagagccccGTGATGCTCACCGGTTTGAGTACTTGGTGCGCACGGCCTTCAGTTTGTCACGGGGCTGGTATGTGAGCAGGAAATTCAGCCTCTTCACCAGGGGATGCAGGTCCTGGGAGCTGTACCCACTGTAGTACTCCAGCGTGGGGGTCTGTACAAGGACAGTGGGGCTGACTTGGATCCTCTGCAATGGCTGTGCCATCAACTTTCCTTCTACAGCCCCCCCAAACCTGAGCacagcccagagcatcacccCCACACACCAGTCCATCCACTCCCACGCCCACTGTGTGTTTTGGGGTGCCTCACAGGGGGGAAAGCAGGTTGGGCAGGCACTTACCCAGCCACCAAGATTCTTCATGATGAGAGCCAGCAGCAGACAGCTGGCAGCCAGCTTAGAGGGGCTCTCCCGGGCATAGTCATACTCCTGCAGGGTCATCTCGCAGAGGAAGCGGGCCAGTGTCAGAGTCTCCATGGTGGCACGGGCACactgcagccaggcaggcagggagagccTCAGCCTTCCAAGCAATGCTGCTCACTCCCCACACAACCTTTTTTGAGATCTAGTACACTGCCCCTGGGACACAGACCCCACACCCCTTCCTGCCACAGACCCCTCTATCCTGGTGGGCTTCTGGCTCCCCTCCTTACTGCCAAGGGGAGCCCCAGGGATGCCCACGGCCACCCCAGGGAGCCCACACAGGGGGTGCCTGCGGACACATTGACATCTCCCCCCTAACCCACAGAGCCCACCTTGGCAAAGCGTCGCAGGAACTGGTATGCGATGGGGATGTTGATGTCAAACTTGAGGGTGTTGAGGATGCTGATCTCCATAGCAATGAGCTCTTCCCGCTTGTAGGCATCATCACAGATGTAGAGGAAATCATCCACGCAGGGTGGGCAGCgctcctgctggggcaggactgctcagcaccctcacagtgcACAGGAAGTCCCACCAGTCTGCAGGCCCCCTAAGggctcctgccctgccagaCCCCTAGAGGGCTGTCAGCACATTCATGTGTTGTCTAcactgccccagctcctggctaTAACCCCAAACCTTGATTGCACAAGGTGAACTCGGGTGTCTTGGTGGTCTCTGCAAAGCAGAGGGGAGCCAGGTCTCCAGTGACACCAGGAGATGGGATCCAGCCCACCAAGACTGCACTCACAGCCCTTGGGATAGGAAAGGGTGACATGATGGCAGGCATGCTGCCCCAGCAACTCTAAGGGCTGTGGCCTGGCATCACAGGACTCTGATCCTCTTCAATAACCCATGAGGACCAGAGAGGCTCAgccccctctgccccagcaccccaagATGGCACATGAGGAGTCACCTCAAATTTGGAGGCAATGAGGATGGCAGTGGAGCCAATGAGCTGCAGCTTGTCTCTCGTGCTCACCACCTCCACCAAGTAGTGGTCCACCAGCTTCACAGCCAGGTACAGCGTCTCATGGTTCAGCTCAAAGTTCTCCTGCAAGGATGTGGGCAGGGAGGGGCATGAGGGGGTGTCAGGCAGAAGCTAGACCCACCTGTGTCCCCCAGGTTCCCTCACAAGCGTCAGAGGCTTCCACaagccaggctgggagggatGCAGGCTCATTCCCAGCCTGCAGAGTGAGAAGATCAGCTCTGCACCAAGGACACCGAGGTCCCACCCCAAAGGCAGGGTGGGGAttgctctgcagaaagctgtgcccctccctgtgcccatGTACCTGCACATCCACCATCCAGTCCACCAGGATGGCACGCATGTCCCCACTGATGTCTGTCTGGTTCTCCATGTAGTTGGGGAGAATGAATTTCTCCTGCCAAGGAAGCAGCTGTCAGGGACTCTCCAgacaccaccatcaccaccctCAGAGGAGCCCACTTCCCACCCCAGGCATCACCCACCTCTCTTCCCCTCATGTACTCAAAGATCTCCTTGGCGTACTCTGCGTTGGCATAGGGGTCTCCCAGCTGTCCCTTGTCGATGTCCTCcactgcagggagctggggggacaAAGGAGGCAGGGGTGAGGGGAAAGCCCCAAGTTCTGCATGTGCTGGTGACCCTTTCAGGGCAAGGCTGCTGCACCCTGCATCCCTTTCCCCATCTGCCCCCAACACCTTCcagccagcaccctgctccttcccacaggAGCTCTTCTGAAGAAAGAAGGTGCCAAGGTTTACACCCTTCCCAGCTTCTCATCATACTGTGGCCCCAATATCTCTGAGGTCCAAAGCACTGCCTGGTGCCCTGGCATCACCAGCATCCTCAGGAAGAGACTGGGagccagctgcagcccaggacccctgccctgctcttctGAGGCTTCAGTACCTGCACAGGCACTGGCTCCTCTGGCACAGGATcctgcctgggctctgcaggagccTCTTTTGGAGAAGTTTTCTTCATTGACCTAAGAAGGACAAGAGTGTAAATTACTGATGGAAGAGGGCCACATCTCCTGGCTGCTTCAGAAAGGGGCTAAACCACCCTTAAAATAtgggctgaaaaaaacctttaagatcatagAGTCTAACTTTAAACTCAGCACTGtcaaatccaccactaaaccatgctCCCAAATGCCacatctccatctccctctAAACAACTTCAGGCACAGACTCCATTTCCCTAgggagcctgttccaatgtttgatAACCATTTTGGTGAGGAAATTTTCATTAATATCCCCATCTAgacctcctctggcacaacttaatGCCATTTTATCTCCTGGGTGCTCTCTCCACCTGGCTCCAGATCTCCACTGCCCAGAGGAAGGCTCCACCACTGCTTGCTCTTCCCCATGGGACAGGTTTTCAGGTGTTGACCTTGTAGAATGCCCACTGCCCCAGTCCTTGTCCCCTGTTTTCCCCAGCTACTCACTTTTTCAGGTTGATCTCATTGTTCTTGGCCACTGCCAGGGCAGCATGGGCCCTCTGTGCCTTGTGTGGTGCCActttcacagcctcctttttCTGTGCCAACACTTGGTTCTTGTGAGCCTGTTTGGGTGAGCATGGGGTGTCCAAAGGGAAGCAAGATGTTTCCCACGTGGAGAACTCTCCTCCCCTTGACAGGACACTGCAGACCCCCATTCTGTGCTGCAGGGGATACTCAGCCCCACCCCCATGGGGGGAGCTCACAGAGAGCTCCAAAGCCCCAGTCCCCACAGAACCACTCACATTGGTGATGTCCCCAAACGCCGACCTCTTCTTGGGCCCACCTTGGGGTGAGGATGGAGACCTCTTGGCCTGACAGCTCTCCTCCTGCAA
This genomic stretch from Calypte anna isolate BGI_N300 chromosome 4, bCalAnn1_v1.p, whole genome shotgun sequence harbors:
- the CCNB3 gene encoding G2/mitotic-specific cyclin-B3, which encodes MPLPRNAKMVSTKQPRAAKVGPSAENASPEKEESCQAKRSPSSPQGGPKKRSAFGDITNAHKNQVLAQKKEAVKVAPHKAQRAHAALAVAKNNEINLKKSMKKTSPKEAPAEPRQDPVPEEPVPVQLPAVEDIDKGQLGDPYANAEYAKEIFEYMRGREEKFILPNYMENQTDISGDMRAILVDWMVDVQENFELNHETLYLAVKLVDHYLVEVVSTRDKLQLIGSTAILIASKFEERCPPCVDDFLYICDDAYKREELIAMEISILNTLKFDINIPIAYQFLRRFAKCARATMETLTLARFLCEMTLQEYDYARESPSKLAASCLLLALIMKNLGGWTPTLEYYSGYSSQDLHPLVKRLNFLLTYQPRDKLKAVRTKYSNRVFFEVAKVTPMDMLKLEEILKSC